One region of Schistocerca gregaria isolate iqSchGreg1 chromosome 7, iqSchGreg1.2, whole genome shotgun sequence genomic DNA includes:
- the LOC126282342 gene encoding lipase 3-like, with protein MEAVRSDPQRSVTLMVPGRGDAEEESQPVGSPDADAVAMDTNISLPAEMCWHEHGIYDMPAQIDHVLNTTGHQQIYYVGHSMGTTMFYVGMSMKPEYNEKIRAMFSLAPIAYMNHMISPLFQLLAPFTTSAQVLMDLIGASKFTPSQEMIRLIQPKICKEKAITEPMCTNVVFLICGFDKEQIVKIIFQASS; from the exons ATGGAagctgttcgatcagacccgcagcggtctgttaCATTGATGGTACCGGGACgcggtgatgctgaagaggaatcacaaccagttggctctccagacgcagatgctgtggctatggacacgaatatatcactgcctgcagagatgtg CTGGCACGAACATGGCATTTATGACATGCCGGCACAAATAGACCATGTCTTAAACACGACCGGGCACCAGCAGATCTATTACGTTGGACATTCCATGGGGACTACCATGTTCTACGTCGGAATGTCAATGAAGCCTGAGTACAACGAAAAGATTCGTGCCATGTTCAGCTTGGCGCCAATTGCTTACATGAACCATATGATCAGCCCACTGTTCCAACTTTTGGCACCTTTTACAACGTCCGCTCAG GTGCTTATGGATCTAATTGGAGCTAGTAAGTTTACTCCTAGCCAAGAGATGATCAGGCTTATTCAACCAAAGATTTGCAAAGAAAAAGCAATTACAGAACCAATGTGTACCAATGTAGTATTTCTCATCTGTGGTTTTGATAAGGAGCAGATAGTTAAG ATCATATTTCAAGCTTCTTCCTAA